A single Methylobacterium sp. 17Sr1-1 DNA region contains:
- a CDS encoding YebC/PmpR family DNA-binding transcriptional regulator, producing the protein MAGHSQFKNIMHRKGRVDAVRSKVFSKLAREITVAAKLGTPDPSMNPRLRAAILAARAENMPKDNIERAIKKAAGGDAENYEEIRYEGYGPGGAALIVEAQTDNRNRTASDVRSAFTKSGGSLAETGAVSFMFDRVGLVAFDAKVADADTMLEAAIEAGADDVKSDESGHEITCEQGAMGEVSKTLEARFGEPRRTALIWRAQNTVDVDDETAEKLIRLVETIEDQDDVQNVFVNFAVSDAMLAKMQG; encoded by the coding sequence ATGGCCGGGCATTCACAGTTCAAGAACATCATGCACCGCAAGGGCCGCGTCGACGCGGTCCGCTCGAAGGTCTTCTCCAAGCTCGCCCGCGAGATCACCGTGGCGGCCAAGCTCGGCACGCCGGATCCGTCGATGAACCCGCGCCTGCGCGCCGCCATCCTGGCGGCCCGGGCCGAGAACATGCCCAAGGACAACATCGAGCGCGCCATCAAGAAGGCGGCCGGCGGCGACGCGGAGAACTACGAGGAGATCCGCTACGAGGGCTACGGCCCCGGCGGCGCCGCCCTGATCGTCGAGGCGCAGACCGACAACCGCAACCGCACCGCTTCGGACGTGCGCTCGGCCTTCACCAAGTCCGGCGGCAGCCTCGCCGAGACCGGCGCCGTGTCGTTCATGTTCGACCGCGTCGGCCTCGTCGCCTTCGACGCCAAGGTGGCCGATGCCGACACGATGCTGGAGGCCGCCATCGAGGCCGGCGCCGACGACGTGAAATCCGACGAGAGCGGCCACGAGATCACCTGCGAGCAGGGGGCGATGGGGGAGGTCTCCAAGACCCTGGAGGCCCGCTTCGGCGAGCCCCGCCGCACCGCCCTGATCTGGCGCGCCCAGAACACCGTCGACGTCGACGACGAGACCGCCGAGAAGCTGATCCGCCTCGTCGAGACCATCGAGGACCAGGACGACGTGCAGAACGTCTTCGTCAACTTCGCGGTCTCGGACGCCATGCTGGCGAAGATGCAGGGGTGA
- the phnE gene encoding phosphonate ABC transporter, permease protein PhnE, translated as MTRRPPSPLRQAALADLDGLRARHPKVFRASWSRRAVVLGTLAAVIGLAVVAMVRLDFSLLRILHGLHRLGDFAGMMLPPSAQGRLGLFLTALGETLAIAFLGTLTAACLAFPMAFLAARNVVPNPFLRFGVRRGFDVIRSVDVLIWALIWINVVGLGPFAGALAIACSDVGAFGKLFSEAIETADRKAQEGVTASGGSRLHRVRFGLVPAVLPVLASQVLYFFESNTRSATIIGIVGAGGIGQYLTELIRVLEMQQVAFLVLMILVTVALIDLVSGRLRRAIIGGAAH; from the coding sequence GTGACACGCCGCCCGCCCTCTCCCTTGCGCCAGGCCGCGCTCGCCGACCTCGACGGGTTGCGCGCCCGCCACCCCAAGGTCTTCCGGGCCTCGTGGTCGCGCCGCGCCGTCGTCCTCGGCACCCTCGCGGCGGTCATCGGCCTTGCCGTCGTCGCGATGGTCCGGCTCGACTTCTCGCTGCTGCGGATCCTCCACGGCCTGCACCGCCTCGGCGACTTCGCCGGCATGATGCTGCCGCCCTCGGCGCAAGGGCGCCTCGGCCTGTTCCTGACCGCGCTCGGGGAGACCCTGGCGATCGCCTTCCTGGGCACGCTGACGGCGGCCTGCCTCGCCTTTCCGATGGCGTTCCTCGCCGCCCGCAACGTGGTGCCGAACCCCTTCCTGCGCTTCGGGGTCCGCCGCGGCTTCGACGTGATCCGCTCGGTGGACGTGCTGATCTGGGCCCTGATCTGGATCAACGTCGTCGGCCTCGGGCCCTTCGCCGGCGCGCTCGCCATCGCGTGCTCGGATGTCGGGGCGTTCGGCAAGCTCTTCTCCGAGGCGATCGAGACCGCCGACCGCAAGGCGCAGGAGGGCGTGACGGCATCGGGCGGCAGCCGGCTGCACCGGGTGCGCTTCGGCCTGGTGCCGGCGGTGCTTCCCGTCCTGGCGAGCCAGGTGCTGTACTTCTTCGAGTCGAACACCCGCTCGGCCACCATCATCGGCATCGTCGGGGCCGGGGGCATCGGCCAGTACCTCACCGAGCTGATCCGGGTGCTGGAGATGCAGCAGGTCGCCTTCCTGGTGCTGATGATCCTCGTCACCGTGGCGCTGATCGACCTCGTCTCGGGCCGCCTGCGCCGGGCGATCATCGGGGGTGCGGCGCACTGA